From the genome of Leishmania panamensis strain MHOM/PA/94/PSC-1 chromosome 4 sequence, one region includes:
- a CDS encoding hypothetical protein (TriTrypDB/GeneDB-style sysID: LpmP.04.0870), with translation MERSSPEQWSSPSPLTISGEIALLPRPPLSGFNYRRDPALMMDQEPIPPETITIQDACTAPTTGLRRPHCDVPHLHAANATSSSSGGGVPSIAIPYIALHNVGWKDSNFKGRKWVIIPMVAGFESTFIANTLQGLLCLPGCESVMMGKSAVTGSSGGGSRHDNGRPLGRDDGRSCGESGVVLQSSRSSSLAERQQQAQAHEADNEDDDDDDDDSERHSHAHSASPEGAEEHSLSSSVASEQVTTEDRTDRLSSGEGGDAGKGAAAVQSGGAGDAPQELRGGIRSQWRTRVKTAASRTYTSYVMQHLGDANIQLRTPVPRDGLMSDSPVTDTQLDDAEELESLRGQSATVPRCLAPVTLPKESKGVSHMTGGNGSGKSRPPVSIFLASEAKDNKVGTSTGGTTSAAGAESPDCASLTTTIASAALPPGTASAAATTTVSPPEKAAVLMGLEEGHSSDDNNSPTPSSREEEEEEEEVWMSTEDTGAGQSGGASQHAAVTRMTNHQVAQDASRYTCFASNCVDNMPNYPLPQLQSEDLVDLAAFMVIRSSLQPDEATDLQLGTHVLGNPYHVRLLPPEQRAALMSRAARLMEAAVFLQV, from the coding sequence ATGGAGCGATCGTCACCAGAGCAGTGGAgctcgccatcgccgctgaCGATAAGCGGCGAAATAGCTCTGCTCCCGCGGCCACCTCTGTCCGGGTTCAACTACCGCCGCGACCCTGCTCTGATGATGGACCAGGAACCTATTCCGCCGGAGACGATTACCATCCAAGATGCGTGCACAGCCCCAACCACCGGTCTGCGACGTCCACACTGTGATGTGCCTCACCTCCACGCTGCGAACgcgaccagcagcagcagcggcggcggtgtgccgTCGATTGCCATCCCGTACATCGCACTCCACAACGTTGGGTGGAAGGACTCCAACTTTAAAGGTCGCAAGTGGGTCATCATCCCAATGGTTGCGGGGTTCGAGTCGACCTTCATCGCCAACACGCTGCAGGGACTGCTCTGCTTGCCGGGGTGCGAGTCCGTCATGATGGGCAAGTCCGCCGTGACGGGtagcagtggcggtggcagccgtCACGACAACGGGAGACCTCTTGGACGAGATGACGGCCGTAGTTGTGGCGAGTCTGGAGTGGTATTGCAGTCGTCACGCAGCTCGTCGCtggcagagcggcagcagcaggcgcaggcgcacgaAGCAGACAatgaggacgacgatgacgacgacgacgactcgGAGCGGCACTCCCACGCGCACTCCGCTTCTCCAGAGGGAGCGGAGGAGCACTCGCTGAGCTCCTCTGTCGCGTCGGAACAGGTGACCACGGAGGATCGTACGGATCGCCTGTCCAgtggtgaaggcggcgacgcgggaaaaggcgctgcggcggtccaaagcggaggcgctggcgatgCGCCTCAGGAGCTTCGCGGTGGTATTCGCAGCCAGTGGAGGACTCGTGTGAAGACGGCCGCCTCGCGCACGTACACCTCCTACGTGATGCAGCACCTCGGGGACGCGAACATCCAGCTGAGGACACCGGTGCCTCGCGATGGACTCATGAGCGACTCCCCGGTGACAGACACGCAGTTAGATGACGCCGAGGAGTTGGAGTCGCTGCGAGGTCAGTCCGCCACGGTACCGCGCTGCTTGGCCCCAGTGACGCTTCCCAAGGAGTCGAAAGGCGTGTCGCACATGACGGGCGGCAATGGCTCAGGCAAATCGCGCCCGCCCGTCAGCATCTTTCTGGCCTCTGAGGCCAAAGACAACAAAGTAGGCACTTCCACCGGCGGAACCACCTCCGCGGCGGGCGCCGAGTCGCCCGACTGTGCCTCACTGACAACAACCATTGCATCGGCAGCTCTACCTCCCGGCACGGCTTCGGCGGCTGCAACTACTACCGTCTCACCGccggagaaggcggcggtgctgatggGGCTGGAGGAGGGACACAGCTCCGACGATAACAACTCACCGACGCCGAGCAGCcgggaggaagaagaggaagaagaagaagtgTGGATGTCAACGGAGGACACGGGTGCTGGGCAGTCCGGTGGGGCATCACAGCATGCGGCAGTGACACGGATGACGAACCACCAAGTAGCGCAAGACGCGTCGCGCTACACGTGCTTCGCAAGCAACTGCGTGGATAACATGCCAAACTACCCACTCCCGCAACTGCAGAGCGAGGACTTGGTCGATCTGGCCGCCTTCATGGTCATCCGCAGCTCCCTGCAACCGGATGAGGCGACAGACTTGCAGCTCGGCACTCATGTGCTGGGCAACCCTTACCACGtacggctgctgccacctgagcagcgcgccgcgTTGATgagtcgcgcagcacggctGATGGAGGCTGCAGTGTTCCTCCAAGTATAA
- a CDS encoding hypothetical protein (TriTrypDB/GeneDB-style sysID: LpmP.04.0880): MSLYGARENGGDEMMTPGITGMSGNYRNESNCHRFWNRLMTCMRESQELDVLYDCRSRLLDMRECVVRHKQATWVMRETMTSIRHEAEFRKWLRDYDEKMGHPPLLEAVAAVRKKVDAEGGVDIMNPTVFKDPDMYIPRRNKLASAGR, encoded by the coding sequence ATGTCTCTCTATGGCGCTCGCGAGAATGGCGGGGATGAGATGATGACGCCGGGCATAACGGGCATGAGCGGCAACTACAGAAACGAAAGTAACTGCCACCGCTTCTGGAATCGACTCATGACGTGCATGCGGGAGAGTCAAGAGTTGGATGTCCTGTACGACTGCCGTAGCCGCTTGCTGGACATGCGGGAGTGCGTCGTACGTCACAAGCAGGCGACGTGGGTAATGCGAGAAACGATGACGTCCATCCGCCACGAGGCTGAGTTCCGCAAGTGGCTGCGTGACTACGACGAGAAGATGGGGCACCCGCCGCTTCTggaggcagtggcagcggtgcgcaagAAGGTGGACGCTGAGGGCGGCGTGGACATTATGAACCCCACAGTGTTCAAGGACCCTGACATGTACATTCCGCGTAGAAACAAATTAGCATCGGCCGGCCGGTGA
- a CDS encoding chaperone protein DNAj, putative (TriTrypDB/GeneDB-style sysID: LpmP.04.0890), whose translation MNAVSYQLAAFHSTAAARLYRTYGAVHLLPRTAALRRMTATAGSLGAAHSAMGGSMVLLQHRRWQSSGGSKKDLYSVLGVARNATPEQIKSAYKKRAKALHPDVNPSPTAAEDFAEAKQAYETLSDSQKRSMYDMTGNASAASGFGGPGSGFNPFGAGGNPFAAGGNPFANMGNANHSGGGQGGFSFNDFEEIFQKMSNSGKDKTRKPQGPEPGADIHYKLVLRFLDAVNGCQKEISYNTMRRCGACTGSGCQDTGSRTKCPHCGGRGKKVMSTGFFHMQQDCTHCGGTGELGRTTCTQCSGKGIVKDRSVQTLPVPKGVDNKERLKVTGKGEAGVRNGPPGNLYIEISVEEDPVFHREGSDIHVITPITLSTAVLGGTVRVPTLTGEVETRVPVGTQQGDKLVLRGRGVHRPNHNKTGDFYIHFAVMLPKELTEEQKKAVADFAKDEKPLDLNDAQLQELKGRYRSWFAA comes from the coding sequence atGAACGCTGTATCCTATCAGCTGGCCGCCTTTCACtcgaccgcggcggcgcgcctcTACCGTACCTATGGAGCAGTGcatctgctgccgcgcaccgCGGCTCTGCGGCGGATGACAGCGACCGCCGGCTCGCTTGGCGCCGCGCACTCTGCGATGGGTGGAtcgatggtgctgctgcagcaccgtcgctggCAGTCCAGCGGGGGGTCGAAAAAGGATCTCTACTCGGTGCTGGGCGTGGCGCGCAACGCGACACCGGAGCAGATCAAATCTGCTTACAAGAAGCGGGCCAAGGCACTGCATCCCGACGTGAACCCAagccccaccgccgcggaggaCTTTGCGGAAGCAAAGCAGGCCTACGAGACCCTCTCCGATTCGCAGAAGCGCAGTATGTATGACATGACGGGTAATGCCAGTGCCGCCAGTGGCTTCGGCGGGCCGGGCAGCGGCTTCAACCCCTtcggcgccggtggcaaCCCGTTCGCGGCTGGCGGCAACCCGTTCGCGAACATGGGCAACGCCAACCACTCCGGCGGTGGTCAGGGTGGCTTCTCCTTCAACGACTTCGAGGAGATCTTTCAGAAGATGAGCAACAGCGGCAAGGACAAGACCCGCAAGCCGCAAGGCCCGGAGCCTGGGGCGGACATCCACTACAAACTTGTGCTTCGATTTCTCGACGCCGTGAACGGGTGCCAGAAGGAGATTAGCTACAACAcgatgcgccgctgcggagcgtgtactggcagcggctgccaGGACACGGGGTCGCGCACGAAATGTCCACactgcggcggccgcggcaaGAAGGTGATGTCCACGGGATTCTTTCATATGCAGCAGGACTGTACCCACTGCGGTGGCACCGGCGAGCTCGGTCGAACGACCTGCACGCAGTGTAGCGGCAAGGGCATCGTAAAGGATCGCAGTGTACAgacgctgccggtgccgaaAGGTGTGGACAACAAGGAGCGGCTGAAAGTAACGGGCAAGGGCGAGGCCGGGGTGCGCAACGGTCCTCCTGGAAACCTCTATATTGAAATCTCTGTCGAGGAAGACCCTGTCTTCCACCGCGAGGGCAGCGACATCCACGTCATCACCCCCATCACCCTCTCCACCGCGGTGCTCGGTGGCACGGTGCGCGTGCCGACCCTGACGGGCGAGGTCGAGACACGGGTTCCCGTCGGCACGCAGCAAGGCGACAAGCTCGTGCTGCGCGGCCGCGGCGTGCACCGCCCCAACCACAACAAGACGGGTGACTTCTACATCCATTTTGCGGTCATGTTGCCGAAGGAACTcacggaggagcagaagaaggccGTCGCCGACTTTGCCAAGGATGAAAAGCCTCTCGATCTCAACGACGCCCAGCTGCAGGAACTCAAGGGGCGCTACCGCTCCTGGTTTGCAGCGTAA
- a CDS encoding 60S ribosomal protein L10, putative (TriTrypDB/GeneDB-style sysID: LpmP.04.0900), with translation MARRPSRCYRFCKNKPYPKSRFCRGVPDPKIRNFDIGRRRATVDEFPVCIHVVSRELEQIASEALEAARIQANKYMVKRANKDVFHMRIRAHPFHVLRINKMLSCAGADRLQTGMRGAFGKPNGVCARVRIGQILLSMRTKEAYVPQAYEALRRAKMKFPGRQIIVTSKYWGFTNILRTEYEALRDAGKLEQRGIHCKMIVPKGKITMRNVMA, from the coding sequence ATGGCCCGCCGTCCATCCCGCTGCTACCGGTTCTGCAAGAACAAGCCGTACCCGAAGTCGCGCTTCTGCCGCGGTGTGCCGGATCCGAAGATCCGCAACTTCGACATtggccgccgtcgcgccaCCGTCGATGAGTTCCCGGTGTGCATCCACGTCGTGTCCCGCGAGCTGGAGCAGATCGCGtccgaggcgctggaggcggccCGCATTCAGGCCAACAAGTACATGGTGAAGCGGGCCAACAAGGATGTGTTCCACATGCGCATCCGCGCCCACCCCTTCCACGTGCTGCGCATCAACAAGATGCTCTCCTGCGCCGGTGCCGATCGTCTGCAGACCGGCATGCGCGGTGCCTTCGGTAAGCCCAACGGCGTGTGCGCCCGCGTCCGCATCGGTCAGATCCTGCTGTCCATGCGCACCAAGGAGGCGTACGTGCCGCAGGCCTATGAGGccctgcgccgcgccaagATGAAGTTCCCTGGCCGCCAGATCATTGTGACATCCAAGTACTGGGGCTTCACCAACATCCTGCGCACCGAGTACGAGGCTCTGCGCGACGCCGGCAagctcgagcagcgcggcaTCCACTGCAAGATGATCGTCCCCAAGGGCAAGATCACGATGCGCAACGTGATGGCGTaa
- a CDS encoding adenylate kinase, putative (TriTrypDB/GeneDB-style sysID: LpmP.04.0910) — MSGAAPQQSGTAPLKVFFILGGPGSGKGTNCARLVENFGYTHFSAGELLREAARSGTSDVAKKIGEIIHSGNIVPSEITVELLRQAIADHPSSVGYVIDGFPRKEDQARMFEESIVKATGIVYYDCSEATMEDRLLLRSANAGEKRDDDDVETIRHRFRVNVQECMPVVEAYKANGRCHVIDANRDRNTVYADTEKVFLAMGEKPLKA; from the coding sequence ATGTCTGGCGCGGCTCCACAGCAGAGCGGTACGGCACCCCTGAAGGTGTTCTTCATCCTTGGTGGACCCGGCTCTGGCAAAGGCACGAACTGTGCACGTCTCGTGGAGAACTTTGGCTACACCCACTTTAGCGCCGGTGAGCtcctgcgcgaggcggcACGCTCTGGCACGAGTGATGTGGCCAAGAAGATCGGTGAGATCATCCACTCTGGCAACATCGTGCCGAGCGAAATCACGGTAGAGCTCCTTAGACAGGCCATCGCCGACCACCCTAGTTCGGTTGGCTACGTCATCGACGGCTTCCCGCGCAAGGAGGATCAGGCGCGCATGTTTGAGGAATCCATCGTCAAGGCCACAGGTATCGTCTACTACGACTGCAGCGAGGCCACCATGGAGGAccgcctgctcctgcgcagcgccaacgcTGGTGAGAagcgcgacgacgacgatgtaGAGACGATTCGGCACCGCTTCCGCGTCAACGTGCAGGAGTGCATGCCAGTCGTGGAAGCATACAAGGCGAATGGCCGCTGCCACGTCATTGACGCGAACCGCGACCGCAACACCGTCTACGCCGATACAGAGAAGGTATTCCTCGCGATGGGCGAGAAGCCTTTGAAGGCATAA
- a CDS encoding hypothetical protein (TriTrypDB/GeneDB-style sysID: LpmP.04.0920), translating to MPGVVSRDYRASWEIPYDFHPRIHAYPRSASSVRVYMNAPLPALTSADAATAPEHQRGKRALRHYCIGPRPPAAAAAVAALGTAQAATTGTAASSSRISAPVVPQQPKTRTGRRPGQASQAALSSSPANDDSAVKASPAGVRPPTPPPLHTSAQASGEECDISAQRTGLHPARSPATPCFTDCRVPQRPISAAVGVVRRLPSSHPTWRCGRSCGAQPPNSTSVTAPATAAAASHTPYHHRTKPHYSLRPSYAAYRAQWRRRPVPIIRVADEYRTPPAAREYRLHARQVRHASRENFVEALVSCVASGGQEVVPHGVVNALTDTRGARSFDPSLHNYNVMVMDAFHDSVEERAARLQATENRMWERMILNVAPLEVAHQHVVEAGGVSVLDSGHVSSPICISSALGAVDAYAADLDGGVVEGNEAIAVVVRPFPDELLGDSEALRVAEAQRRWPKGREWDRQTAIQRAVGATAQEAIIDLGIDPRYRHPGDRLVRGKPACVQSCCCISE from the coding sequence ATGCCCGGAGTAGTGTCACGCGACTACCGGGCCTCGTGGGAGATCCCCTATGACTTCCACCCCCGCATCCACGCCTACCCCCGATCGGCAAGCAGTGTCCGGGTTTACATGAACGCACCGTTGCCAGCCTTGACTTCGGCAGACGCCGCGACGGCACCAGAGCACCAACGGGGCAAGCGCGCATTGCGGCACTACTGCATTGGCCCACgtccgccagctgcagcagctgcggtcgCGGCATTGGGGACCGCAcaggcagcgacgacaggCACTGCTGCTAGTTCCTCTCGAATATCGGCCCCCGTTGTGCCGCAACAGCCGAAGACGCGCACCGGACGTCGTCCTGGACAAGCCTCGCAGGCAGCACTGAGCTCCTCCCCAGCCAACGACGACAGCGCTGTAAAGGCGTCGCCCGCAGGTGTCCGGCCaccgacaccaccgccactacaCACATCGGCCCAGGCAAGCGGTGAGGAGTGCGACATCAGCGCTCAGAGAACCGGTTTGCACCCCGCACGCTCTCCTGCGACCCCATGTTTCACCGACTGTCGCGTACCACAGAGACCCATCAGTGCAGCGGTAGGGGTGGTGCGCCGCTTGCCATCGAGCCATCCTACATGGCGCTGTGGACGAAGCTgcggtgcgcagccgccCAACTCCACGTCGGTCACCGCCccagccacagcggcagctgctagCCACACTCCATATCATCATCGAACAAAGCCGCATTACTCTCTAAGGCCCTCTTACGCTGCCTATCGTGctcagtggcggcggcgcccgGTCCCAATCATCCGCGTGGCGGATGAGTATCGTACCCCTCCAGCGGCGCGGGAGTACCGCCTCCATGCACGGCAGGTCCGACACGCATCTCGTGAGAACTTtgtggaggcgctggtgaGCTGCGTGGCCAGCGGAGGTCAGGAGGTGGTGCCCCATGGCGTCGTAAACGCCTTGACTGACACTCGAGGCGCCCGCAGCTTTGACCCGTCGCTGCACAACTACAACGTCATGGTGATGGACGCCTTCCATGACAGCGTCGAGGAGCGGGCGGCACGGCTGCAGGCGACGGAGAATCGCATGTGGGAACGGATGATCCTGAACGTGGCCCCGCTGGAAGTTGCTCATCAGCATGTGGTGGAGGCTGGCGGGGTGTCAGTGCTGGACAGCGGGCACGTTAGCTCGCCGATTTGcatctcttctgctctgGGAGCAGTGGATGCGTATGCGGCGGACCTGGATGGCGGCGTTGTAGAGGGAAACGAGGCGAtagcagtggtggtgcgcccCTTCCCCGATGAGCTCCTCGGTGATtcagaggcgctgcgggtgGCCGAGGCGCAACGACGATGGCCAAAAGGCCGCGAGTGGGACCGCCAAACGGCCATCCAGCGTGCCGTAGGCGCCACAGCTCAGGAGGCCATCATTGACCTCGGCATCGATCCGCGGTACCGGCACCCTGGTGACCGCTTGGTGCGAGGGAAGCCAGCGTGTGTGCAGTCATGTTGCTGCATCAGTGAGTAA
- a CDS encoding hypothetical protein (TriTrypDB/GeneDB-style sysID: LpmP.04.0930): protein MSSTIPWYCRYGVHGDFTKEVNVDGTVVYRTREQRCDCTPPPLCSLASSMAPPRPHPPQRKSRRGRATGIGRAYITPPWQDAHVPLPLSAAPRPPGEMDDMRLHVLVPPLALDSAVGDFYAGYVSSTSHDITAALPFIPVIRAQSALAGVVPFTAVGDPPSAATGPLGVGGCSDMLPGTTSPAPPLLQQGLLSPSVPPLAAAVAAPLPVCTTESHTVDRLCGFVFCPTCGQRVAAAAPGTSETAQPTPATCPMGPHVALDGERGTQAQGATLVGRFCFLCGTDKQAPTCVAEASVLPPSPSRQQPPLAATEGHTINAPTKDEAGASHTLSPPAAGGNPAAATSATTTTPPPVPTAARAAPPDLHLAQDMLTVDELISHLLSNAADNDGKLRPPCGLPQCRLCDPSAAAPSASPSAWTFPPWRCGLWGTAPVMCGSPAVAIIHHHYAK, encoded by the coding sequence ATGTCCTCGACGATTCCGTGGTACTGCCGCTACGGCGTTCACGGCGACTTCACCAAGGAGGTAAACGTGGACGGCACTGTCGTCTATCGTACTCGTGAGCAACGGTGTGACTgtacgccaccgccactttGTTCGCTTGCCTCGTCTATGGCGCCCCCTCGTCCGCATCCACCGCAGCGAAAGAGCCGGCGTGGCCGCGCCACTGGCATTGGTCGTGCGTACATAACGCCACCATGGCAGGACGCTCATGTGCCGTTGCCCCTttctgcagcacctcgtcccCCTGGCGAGATGGACGACATGCGCCTCCACGTcttggtgccgccgctggcgttGGACAGCGCTGTCGGCGACTTCTATGCGGGCTATGTATCGTCCACATCGCATGACATCACGGCAGCTTTGCCGTTCATCCCGGTCATCCGGGCTCAATCCGCCCTGGCAGGGGTAGTGCCGTTCACGGCGGTTGGCGaccctccctctgctgccaCAGGGCCTCTCGGCGTGGGCGGATGCAGTGATATGCTGCCGGGGACCACTTCACctgctccaccgctgctgcagcagggccTACTGTCGCCATCGGTTCCTCCGctagcagctgctgttgctgctccctTACCAGTCTGCACCACCGAAAGTCATACTGTGGATCGGCTCTGTGGCTTCGTGTTCTGCCCGACGTGCGGCCAACGTGTCGCAGCGGCCGCTCCGGGCACTTCAGAGACGGCGCAGCCCACGCCTGCGACGTGTCCGATGGGGCCGCACGTGGCACTTGATGGGGAACGCGGCACTCAAGCCCAAGGCGCTACTTTGGTGGGTCGTTTCTGCTTCCTCTGCGGCACTGACAAGCAGGCGCCCACTTGCGTAGCCGAAGCTtccgtgctgccgccgtcgccatcacGACAGCAGCCGCCACTGGCCGCCACCGAAGGCCACACGATCAACGCCCCCACAAAGGATGAGGCGGGTGCCAGTCATACACTGTCGCCTCCGGCTGCAGGTGGGAatcccgctgctgcgacatcagcaaccaccaccacaccaccaccagtgcCAACCGCCGCCCGAGCTGCGCCCCCAGACCTTCACCTTGCACAGGATATGCTCACTGTGGACGAATTGATATCGCACCTGCTATCCAATGCAGCCGATAATGACGGGAAATTGCGGCCTCCGTGCGGGCTGCCACAGTGCCGCCTGTGCGATccatccgcagcggcgccgtcagcCAGCCCCTCGGCGTGGACGTTCCCACCATGGCGCTGCGGATTGTGGGGAACGGCACCGGTAATGTGCGGCAGCCCCGCCGTGGCCATCATCCACCATCACTATGCCAAGTAg